The stretch of DNA TCATCAGTTGTAACTGATAGACGCCTTGGGGGAGCTTGCTCATATCCAGTGTATGTTCTTGCCCCTGTATTTCACTGCGATGCAAGACTTTACCTTGTAAATCCCGCAGGCACCATGCCTCAATCATAACTGGCGCCTTAACCTGAAGTTGATCTCCAGTGGGATTGGGAAAAAGCAGCAGTTCTGTAGCCCAAGTTGGCTCCTGGGTCGCCACTACGAACTCAAAACTTTGCTCAGAACAGGGATATAAAATATAGGAACCATCGTAAGGTGCTTCCGGATCCTCTTGAACAACAATCCCCGTGATGCGATAAAGACTAATATCTGTCCTACTCGCATAATTCGCCAGGAATTCAGCGCTGATGCCAGTACTATTCCATACTCGTACGCCCAAGGTGCCTTGTGAAGCACTGGGCAACTCCAAGAAGAAGCCCCCATTAAAAGTAAAAAGTTGAACAGTTTGACTGTTGGCATCATTAATTTCCAGTGTAACCAATTTATTTTCAAGTGGCTCGGTTAAAGCGTTGACTACTACCGGCGTAACCAGGTCATTATTCTGAGACACCAGGGTAATATTTGTAGGCGTAATCTCCAGTGATCCATTGAACTGGCTGATATTTCCTTCAATGATGACCTCATCACCTTCCATAGGCACATAATCGTTGAGCGTTTGAGCAGCATACACACCGATGCCATCACCATTGGTTTCTAAAACATAAAACTGGATCTCTGCACTCTCCAAGAAATCACTACAATGCACTACTCCCTGTATCGCTACCTCCTGACCGACACTTATGCCCGTACCGTCAGCATTCAGGTCATTAATATTGTCAATAGGAGTGATGACCAGTCCACCCGGTAAAACTTCCACCGCGTCACTAGCCACGGCCATGCAGCCATTCCCATCCGTATAAGTATAAGTTATGGTGTGCACACCAATGCCTGCTACAGCCGGATCGAAAGCATAAGTCATCCCATTCCCTCCATCCGTCACGCCAGGGCCTGAATAAACCCCCATATCACCCGTTGTGCTACCCCCGGCGGGGGTTCCGCCACTTAGCCCGGTCTGTGCACCTGCATCCACCTTAAGGTCATTCAATGCGATAAAAGTAACTGCTGGCATAGCAAATACTTCCACCACCCCACTAGCCATGGCCGAGCAGCCATTTCCATCTGTATAAGTATAAGCTATGGTATGACTCCCAACGCCAGCTACTACCGGGTCAAAGCTATAAGTCATTCCATTACCACCATCCGTTACACCGGTTCCGGCGTAAACACCACCTGCAGGTGTACCTGATCCAAGGCCGGTTTGCAGGCCAGCATCAAAACACAAGTTAGCAGGGGCCGCAAAGGCAACGGTGGGTTTTGCGAAAATTTCAAAGTCCCGCGTTTCAAAATTTGCCCCACATAACGCTGAGGTAACCGTATAAGTAAGTTGATGCATGCCCACCCCGGCTGCAGCCGGATCAAGGCTATAAGTACCATTGCCTCCATCCGTAATGCCTGGCCCGGAGAATACACCTCCTGCCGGAGAAGCACTACCCAATCCCATTTGAACACCTGCATCTACGCAGGAATGCGGTGGAGCAGCTAATTGAATGAAAGGTTTATTTTCGATTACCCTAGTCAACGAGGTCTGTGGGCGACAATTAGCGGCTGCTGGCACGGCGTCCAGCCTGGCAACGATTAGGAGGTTCAAATCATCGATAAAAGGGGGTGTAAAAGTAGCCGTCGTTCCTCCATTGGTTAGTGCTGAAAAAGGAACGGTACCGATAACAAAAAAATCCGGCGTTTCATAAATATCACCACCCAAAGATAAAAGCGCATGGAAAGTAATCCCATAATCTCGCTCATTATTATCCACCTTCGCCATATTTTCCAGCCCGCTTACGGTAATCGTATAAGGTGCTCCCTCACAAGCGGGCGTAATGGTCATTTCACCTATAGTTGGGCAAACCGCGCTCAGCGGCGCACCACCGATAACCCTGGCGAAGAAGTCGTCCTTATTCTCTACATCTTCATCATCTCTGTAAATGAGGACAAAATTGCCATTATTTAAGGGCTGGATGGTCTCCAATATATCTTCCCCCGCAACATTATCGGTATTGGTTTTGGTGGTTCCGCAAAACGGACTGCCATCATTTTTAATGACCCTATGATATACATCCTTATTATCATCTCCTCCAGGACCGACATCACCGGGGCCTTCACCAGAGGTCCAGGCGATGGCAAAACCATCAGGTAATGTTTTGATCACCGGGCCACTAGATGATTGGTCCCCTGTACCATTTGCATTGATATCTGCATAAGGCATCGTAACAGCACTTACAGCAGCACCTGTAGCATTGAACACCCGATAATAAATACCGGACTGATCCCCATCGGCTCCGTCCCGAGCTGCCCAGCCAACGACAAAGTTTCCATTGTTTAAGGCTGCAAAACCCTGTTCATTGGGCTGTATCGTACTGAAAAAATTGATATGCGCACCACCGCTAATTTCCACACTACTCCCTGCGGCCACACCTGCAGGTGTGAAGGTCCGTACGAAGTAATCATCCAGGTTACCGGTTTCATCCTCATCGGCATCATAAAGGACAGCAAAATTGCCACCAGTCAGCGCAATGAGGCCTCTAAGCTTTTCCTCTTCCGCCGCATTGTCACTATTTGCTTTAGTGGTTCCAGAAACCGGTGTTCCATCGGTTTTATACACTCGGAAATACACATCGTGATCGTCGTCATTGCCTGGGCCCACATCTCCTGGGCCTTGCTCAGAGTCCCAACCCACGACAAAATCACCATTGGCGAGGCTGATGAGTTTGGGACCAGGGGTTCCTTGATCACCCGTACCATTAGCATTTATATCTGAATATGGCGTGATGACAGCAGTAACTGGAGTGGCATCTGTTTTGAAGATACGAAAGAAAGCACCATCGCCGTCGCCATCTGCGGCTTCACGCGCCTCCCAGGCTACCGCAAAGCTTCCGTTGCTCAGTTCCACCATAGCCTGAGCGGCATCAGTGCTCTGAAAAGAGCCATCATGCACTCCGCCACTAACGTTTATCAATCCGCCAACGGCATTGCCAGTCGCATTGAAAACTTGAATAAAAAAGTCGTCATTATTGCCGGTATTGTCTTCATCGATACGGATGAGGACCACAAACCCGCCAGCACTAAGCGGCAGGATATACATCAAATGATCCTCTTGGGCGGCCACACTAATCCTGGTTGAGCCACTTACAGGATTACCATCATTGTTATAAACCCTGATAAAAACGTCTTGTTGTTCATCGTTGGCCGCTCCGGTATCCCCTGGTCCGTTTTCGGATTCCCAGCCGATGACAAAGCCATTGGTCAGGGCCACCACCTTAGGGCCACCTATCCCCTGGTCGCCGGTGCCTGCTGCATTGATATCATTATAAGGGATACTTGCATTCGTCAAGGAGGTGCCATCTTCTTTAAACAACCGAAAATAGGCCCCGCTCGCATCACCATCTACGCCGTCACGGGTCTCCCAAGCCACCACAAAGTTGCCGTTACTCAGGGTAGCCGTCATATCGACGGGGTCGTTTTCCTGGAAACCTGGATCGTGAGCGGTTCCGCCCAGGTTGATATTTCCACTTAATAAATCACAGGAAGATTGAGCAAAGAGCGTCGTTACTGAGACTAAACTCAGTAGTAAAATTAAAGGGTAATAGGTTTTCATGTATTTTCATTTAGTGATAGGAGCCAAAATAGGTAAACCTATGGGGTTTTTTATTATATTTTTAAATAAATCACCACCTGGCTACGCACCCCCGCCTCACCGAACTATCAACAAGGCACCACTTATTGTTTCCACTACCCCATCTACCCGCTCGACCTGCAACTGATAAACGTAGACGCCACTTGCTTGCAATTGGTCCCGGAATTTTCCATCCCAGCTCTCTTGGCCCGGACTGAGGCTGGCTTGCTCGTAAACGAGGACACCCCAGCGATTGAAAATTTGCAGATCGCTCAACCTGCGGACGGATGCATCGACCTGGATGACCAGGCGATCATTGATGCCATCATCATTGGGCGATAGGGCATTGGGGATGAAGAGGCCCAGGGTGCGGTCGACCTGGAGGAGGACTTGGGCTTGCTCCTGGCAGCCGTTGGCATCCGTGACTTCCAACAGATAGCGGGTGGTATGCGCGGGGAAGGCCTCCGTCACCAGGCAATCCTCGCAGCGGAGTCCTTCGGGGGGGCTCCAGCGAACGATGAGGTTGGATTGCTGTGCGGTAGCAGCGAGGGGGATGGTATCTCCCAGGTTAAGGGTCGCATCCATCGGGGGGAGCAGGCCGATGGCTGGGGGGTCGCTAAGCGTGAGAAGTTGTTCGGATTGGCAGCCTTCGGCGTCTTCTACCAGGAGGCGATAAGTGCCCGCTTTTAGTTGGCCAAATACGGGATTAGGTTGAAAGGCTTGATCGCCTAGCGCATAGAGATAGGGACTCACACCGCCTATTATGTTGGTAACCATAAGGCTTCCAGAGGCCTCGCCTGCACATAAAGGAGCCTCGGTGATGGTCGTAAAACTTAGGTCATTGCTACTTAGGGTGATGGCTTCGGTACTGGCACAGCCTTGGGCGTTTTCGACGGTGACCTGGTAGGTGCCCGGCGCTGTTGCCACGATGCCCGGCGTGGTGGCGCCCGTTGACCATAGGTAGCGGCTGTGCAAGCCAGGGTCAAGGGCCACCGTTGCTTGGGTGCAAAAGCTGCCGTCGGTACGCCACTCGACCTGCGGGGCAGGGAGAAAGCTGAGCTGCAGCTGCACTATGCTGTCGCAGCCGCGACTGCCAGCCAGGGTATCTCGGTAAAGGCCTGGCTCGGTTCTGTCCAGTCCGGCAAACAAATAGCTGTCGCCAGGGCAGATACTGGCCGCCAATGGGGTCACCTCGTCCAGAACATTGAGGCTTAAACAAT from Saprospiraceae bacterium encodes:
- a CDS encoding T9SS type A sorting domain-containing protein; translated protein: MKTYYPLILLLSLVSVTTLFAQSSCDLLSGNINLGGTAHDPGFQENDPVDMTATLSNGNFVVAWETRDGVDGDASGAYFRLFKEDGTSLTNASIPYNDINAAGTGDQGIGGPKVVALTNGFVIGWESENGPGDTGAANDEQQDVFIRVYNNDGNPVSGSTRISVAAQEDHLMYILPLSAGGFVVLIRIDEDNTGNNDDFFIQVFNATGNAVGGLINVSGGVHDGSFQSTDAAQAMVELSNGSFAVAWEAREAADGDGDGAFFRIFKTDATPVTAVITPYSDINANGTGDQGTPGPKLISLANGDFVVGWDSEQGPGDVGPGNDDDHDVYFRVYKTDGTPVSGTTKANSDNAAEEEKLRGLIALTGGNFAVLYDADEDETGNLDDYFVRTFTPAGVAAGSSVEISGGAHINFFSTIQPNEQGFAALNNGNFVVGWAARDGADGDQSGIYYRVFNATGAAVSAVTMPYADINANGTGDQSSSGPVIKTLPDGFAIAWTSGEGPGDVGPGGDDNKDVYHRVIKNDGSPFCGTTKTNTDNVAGEDILETIQPLNNGNFVLIYRDDEDVENKDDFFARVIGGAPLSAVCPTIGEMTITPACEGAPYTITVSGLENMAKVDNNERDYGITFHALLSLGGDIYETPDFFVIGTVPFSALTNGGTTATFTPPFIDDLNLLIVARLDAVPAAANCRPQTSLTRVIENKPFIQLAAPPHSCVDAGVQMGLGSASPAGGVFSGPGITDGGNGTYSLDPAAAGVGMHQLTYTVTSALCGANFETRDFEIFAKPTVAFAAPANLCFDAGLQTGLGSGTPAGGVYAGTGVTDGGNGMTYSFDPVVAGVGSHTIAYTYTDGNGCSAMASGVVEVFAMPAVTFIALNDLKVDAGAQTGLSGGTPAGGSTTGDMGVYSGPGVTDGGNGMTYAFDPAVAGIGVHTITYTYTDGNGCMAVASDAVEVLPGGLVITPIDNINDLNADGTGISVGQEVAIQGVVHCSDFLESAEIQFYVLETNGDGIGVYAAQTLNDYVPMEGDEVIIEGNISQFNGSLEITPTNITLVSQNNDLVTPVVVNALTEPLENKLVTLEINDANSQTVQLFTFNGGFFLELPSASQGTLGVRVWNSTGISAEFLANYASRTDISLYRITGIVVQEDPEAPYDGSYILYPCSEQSFEFVVATQEPTWATELLLFPNPTGDQLQVKAPVMIEAWCLRDLQGKVLHRSEIQGQEHTLDMSKLPQGVYQLQLMSEEGMVNRKVVKQ